Proteins co-encoded in one Hymenobacter swuensis DY53 genomic window:
- a CDS encoding T9SS type B sorting domain-containing protein, with amino-acid sequence MYLSENRVAGVVNMVNSVNQSFFISTTVTIDPFLTNTSPVLKAPAIDKAAIRQVFLHNPAAFDADGDSLAYELQPSQQAGTVASALNNCTPVPSTVGGFRYPNDPALGGSPVQVAYSGPPVGRPGEAAIFEQDARTGQIVWNSPAIQGDYNVAFVVREYRRTPGEKARLIGEVVRDMQITVRATNNLRPTIMVPADICVIANTPVPNGIITATDPDNNPITLEAFGGMLPTPGSFVQTATGPPTARGVFQWTPTCANIRTDPYPVLFKATDRPVAGQTPLIDERTWLITVIGPAPQNLRATLQGSTSRLDWDSYSCQNPGAQILIFRRENSYNFIPGPCETGLPAAAGYTQVGSVSAGTRTFLDDNNGRGLDRGKTYCYRIYVQFAAPGGGASIASNEACVTLNGRAARLTNVTVDRTDPANGQITVRWTKPTSSVGFGTPRGYRLYRAPSLNPVAADFAQVYTTTNLDDTTFVNTGLNTTANTYSYRLEFYNTAVAGAAETVETAGPASSVRVAGTPNPLANTITVAWTYRVPWDNSKRPTTVYRREPGGAFRPVAKVTGTATGGTYTDAGSSTAPLVKGRTYCYYVKTNGTYDSTLPDSLINLSQEQCVDLRAIPCTPVLTLKPTNCDSLASRLFDLPTTPLSGQVYTNSLSWTLSNLPNADCSRNIVSYIIFYAATDAEPLQELTRVPGSQTTYLHQGLTSAQGCYAVQAVDANGAVSALSNKECKDNCLLFLLPNIFTPNGDGKNDTFRPKVFSPITRTSVKIFNRWGVKVYESDKDPLINWTGGGSGTESGSNAKVSDGMYFYQAEVEFQDTNRTKRTFKGWVQVNH; translated from the coding sequence ATGTACCTGAGCGAGAACCGGGTGGCAGGCGTGGTGAACATGGTTAATTCCGTTAACCAGTCCTTTTTCATATCGACCACGGTCACCATTGACCCGTTTCTTACGAATACCTCCCCGGTTCTGAAGGCTCCCGCAATTGATAAGGCCGCTATCCGGCAGGTATTCCTTCACAACCCTGCCGCGTTTGATGCCGACGGGGATTCTCTGGCCTACGAACTGCAGCCGAGCCAGCAGGCCGGAACCGTCGCTTCGGCCCTTAATAACTGCACTCCGGTGCCATCAACAGTTGGTGGATTTCGCTATCCGAATGACCCGGCTTTGGGAGGCAGTCCGGTGCAGGTAGCCTATTCCGGCCCTCCGGTAGGGCGACCAGGGGAAGCGGCCATCTTTGAGCAGGATGCCCGTACCGGCCAGATTGTGTGGAACTCGCCCGCCATTCAGGGCGACTACAACGTGGCATTTGTGGTAAGAGAATACCGCCGGACCCCAGGTGAGAAGGCGCGTCTGATTGGCGAAGTGGTGCGGGACATGCAGATTACGGTGCGGGCCACCAACAACCTGCGCCCCACCATCATGGTGCCCGCCGATATCTGCGTAATAGCCAACACGCCGGTTCCTAACGGTATTATTACGGCTACTGACCCCGATAATAACCCGATTACGTTGGAAGCCTTCGGGGGAATGTTGCCCACGCCGGGTTCCTTCGTACAGACGGCGACCGGGCCTCCTACCGCGCGGGGCGTGTTCCAGTGGACTCCCACCTGCGCCAACATTCGCACGGACCCTTACCCGGTGCTGTTCAAGGCTACTGACCGTCCGGTGGCCGGACAGACGCCGCTAATTGACGAGCGTACCTGGCTGATAACGGTTATCGGGCCAGCACCGCAAAACCTGCGCGCTACGCTGCAGGGAAGTACCAGCCGACTTGACTGGGACAGTTACAGCTGCCAGAACCCCGGAGCGCAGATCCTGATTTTCCGCCGCGAAAACTCCTACAACTTCATTCCCGGGCCGTGCGAAACCGGCCTGCCGGCTGCGGCCGGCTACACGCAGGTGGGCTCGGTAAGTGCCGGCACCCGCACCTTCTTGGACGATAACAACGGCCGGGGGCTGGACCGGGGCAAAACGTACTGCTACCGTATCTATGTGCAATTTGCCGCGCCGGGAGGGGGCGCCAGCATTGCCTCCAACGAGGCGTGTGTAACCCTTAATGGCCGTGCGGCTCGCCTCACTAATGTTACGGTGGACCGTACGGATCCGGCCAACGGGCAGATTACCGTACGCTGGACCAAACCAACTTCCTCGGTAGGCTTTGGTACGCCGCGTGGCTACCGCCTGTATCGGGCCCCAAGCCTGAACCCGGTTGCCGCTGATTTCGCGCAGGTGTATACCACCACGAACCTGGACGATACGACGTTTGTGAATACTGGTCTGAATACCACTGCCAACACGTATTCTTATCGACTGGAGTTCTATAACACGGCGGTTGCCGGGGCGGCCGAAACGGTGGAAACGGCTGGTCCGGCCTCCAGCGTGCGGGTTGCGGGCACTCCCAATCCGCTTGCCAACACCATCACGGTTGCTTGGACATACAGAGTGCCGTGGGATAACAGCAAACGGCCAACCACGGTGTATCGTCGGGAGCCGGGTGGGGCGTTCCGGCCGGTTGCCAAAGTAACGGGCACGGCTACCGGTGGCACCTACACCGACGCCGGCAGCAGCACCGCACCGCTGGTAAAGGGCCGCACGTACTGCTACTACGTGAAAACCAACGGCACCTACGACAGCACGCTGCCTGACTCGCTGATTAACCTTAGCCAAGAGCAGTGCGTTGATCTGCGGGCTATTCCCTGCACGCCGGTTCTTACGCTAAAGCCCACCAACTGCGACAGTCTGGCCAGCCGCTTGTTTGACTTGCCGACCACGCCTCTTAGCGGCCAGGTATATACCAACTCCCTGAGCTGGACGCTCAGCAATCTGCCCAACGCCGACTGTAGCCGCAACATCGTTTCCTATATCATCTTCTACGCGGCTACCGATGCGGAGCCGCTGCAGGAACTGACCCGCGTACCCGGCTCCCAGACTACATATCTGCATCAGGGTCTTACTTCGGCGCAGGGCTGCTACGCCGTGCAGGCGGTAGATGCCAATGGCGCAGTTAGTGCGCTCAGCAATAAGGAGTGCAAGGATAATTGCCTGCTGTTCCTGTTACCCAACATCTTTACCCCCAACGGCGACGGTAAAAACGACACCTTCCGGCCCAAGGTCTTCAGCCCCATCACCCGCACTTCCGTAAAGATTTTCAACCGCTGGGGAGTGAAAGTGTACGAAAGCGACAAAGACCCGCTCATCAACTGGACCGGCGGCGGCAGCGGCACGGAGTCCGGCTCTAACGCTAAGGTGTCGGATGGCATGTACTTCTACCAGGCCGAGGTAGAGTTTCAGGATACGAACCGTACCAAGCGTACTTTCAAAGGCTGGGTGCAGGTCAACCACTAA
- a CDS encoding cytochrome-c peroxidase yields the protein MFRNLTVRLALAGLAGLLAGGCTTDADVAPDWEVPGTQVPANFPAPVYATSQNPPTREAFELGRTLFYDPRLSRTGDISCGSCHQQFVAFAHQDHRVSHGVDNLLGTRNAPALQNLRWRSEFLWDGGAKNLETMPLAPITNPVEMDETLENILYKLNADAGYQQRFAQVYGRKPIDSQQLLKALAQFTAAFTSSHSRYDQYSRHEAGGELSAGELRGLTLLRQKCGSCHAGELFTDETYRNNGLDRSFAADSGRAHITGRPQDVGRFKVPSLRNVALTPPYMHDGRFQTLRQVLDHYADGMLESATLDAQFRQAGTRPGISLSENEKADLMAFLQTLTDTEFIQDKRLAEAR from the coding sequence ATGTTCCGAAACCTGACGGTTCGGCTGGCCCTGGCGGGGCTGGCCGGACTGCTGGCGGGAGGCTGCACCACCGATGCCGACGTGGCGCCCGACTGGGAAGTGCCCGGCACCCAAGTTCCCGCGAACTTCCCGGCGCCGGTGTACGCCACCAGCCAGAACCCACCTACCCGGGAAGCTTTCGAACTGGGCCGGACGCTGTTCTATGACCCGCGCTTGTCGCGCACCGGAGATATTTCGTGCGGTAGCTGCCACCAGCAGTTTGTGGCCTTCGCCCACCAGGACCACCGCGTAAGTCACGGCGTAGACAATCTGCTGGGCACCCGTAATGCGCCGGCGCTGCAGAATCTGCGGTGGCGGAGTGAATTCCTGTGGGATGGGGGAGCCAAAAACCTCGAAACTATGCCGCTGGCCCCCATCACCAACCCCGTGGAGATGGACGAAACCCTGGAAAACATACTGTACAAGCTCAATGCGGATGCAGGCTACCAGCAACGGTTTGCGCAGGTGTACGGCCGTAAGCCTATCGACTCCCAGCAGCTGCTGAAGGCACTGGCACAGTTCACGGCCGCCTTCACCAGCAGCCACTCCCGCTACGACCAGTATAGTCGCCACGAAGCCGGGGGCGAATTGTCAGCCGGGGAACTGAGGGGCCTCACCCTGCTACGCCAGAAGTGCGGCTCCTGTCACGCGGGCGAGTTGTTTACAGATGAGACGTACCGCAATAACGGGCTGGACCGCAGCTTTGCAGCAGATTCCGGGCGGGCCCACATTACGGGCCGCCCGCAGGACGTGGGGCGGTTCAAGGTGCCCAGCCTGCGCAACGTGGCCCTCACCCCGCCTTACATGCACGATGGTCGTTTCCAGACCTTACGGCAGGTACTGGACCATTATGCCGATGGAATGCTAGAATCGGCCACCCTGGACGCGCAGTTTCGGCAGGCAGGCACCCGGCCGGGCATCTCGCTTTCTGAGAATGAAAAGGCTGATCTGATGGCCTTTCTGCAAACGCTTACTGACACAGAATTCATTCAGGACAAGCGGCTGGCCGAAGCCCGCTAG
- a CDS encoding alpha/beta hydrolase family protein, producing MATQPTSVDFLLSCARHSRPFAADARFVADGQPKPVVVFVHGFKGFKDWGHFNLLADWFAHQGFVFVKLNLSHNGLVVGGTGDLEDLEAFGRNNFSLELDDIGALLDYLHTSGQAGIPAAEMDLTRLALIGHSRGGGLVLLKTAEDARVKAVASWAAISDVNPGWSEPLMQQWQQQGVFHVENSRTKQQLPLYFQIVEDYHQNRLRLDIRHGLRRKLRSRAVLILHGDQDETVPVDRAHQLKEWQPAAELRILPGVTHNFGGGHPWPSTELPTEAQQAAEATLEFLRRVL from the coding sequence ATGGCAACTCAACCGACATCCGTTGATTTTCTGCTTTCCTGCGCCCGCCACAGCCGGCCATTCGCGGCCGATGCACGGTTTGTGGCCGACGGGCAACCCAAGCCGGTGGTGGTATTTGTGCACGGGTTCAAGGGTTTTAAAGACTGGGGCCATTTCAATCTGCTGGCCGATTGGTTTGCCCATCAGGGCTTCGTGTTCGTGAAGCTGAACCTTTCGCACAATGGCCTGGTAGTAGGCGGCACCGGCGACCTGGAGGATCTGGAAGCCTTTGGCCGCAACAATTTCAGCCTGGAGCTTGACGACATTGGGGCCCTGCTGGATTATTTGCATACGTCCGGTCAGGCGGGCATTCCGGCTGCGGAAATGGACTTGACGCGGCTGGCGCTCATCGGTCACAGCCGGGGCGGCGGCCTGGTGCTGCTGAAAACGGCTGAAGATGCCCGCGTAAAAGCCGTAGCATCTTGGGCCGCCATCAGTGACGTGAATCCGGGCTGGTCGGAGCCACTTATGCAGCAATGGCAGCAGCAGGGCGTGTTTCACGTTGAGAACAGCCGCACCAAGCAGCAGCTCCCGTTGTATTTCCAGATTGTGGAAGATTACCATCAGAACCGGTTGCGGCTCGATATCCGCCATGGCCTGCGCCGCAAGCTCAGGAGCCGCGCCGTTCTCATTCTGCACGGCGACCAGGACGAAACGGTACCGGTAGACCGTGCCCATCAACTCAAGGAGTGGCAGCCGGCCGCCGAGTTACGTATTCTGCCCGGCGTAACACACAACTTCGGCGGCGGCCACCCCTGGCCCTCAACCGAGTTGCCTACTGAAGCCCAACAAGCGGCTGAGGCTACGTTGGAGTTTCTGCGGCGCGTCCTGTAA
- a CDS encoding NADPH-dependent FMN reductase, which translates to MITIVAGTNRPNSRARRIADLYLNLLAEQGTDAQILDLVLLPLDFTTSALYHNTGQHTDFNRLVAMAEAADKLVFVVPEYNCSFPGVLKAFIDGLPYPGGIRGKKAALVGLSSGAQGGILPLNHLTDVLMYLGTAVLPQRVRLPFIDKHLTAEGTLTEPLYQQLLQEQVEQLLAF; encoded by the coding sequence ATGATAACCATCGTTGCCGGTACCAATCGGCCCAACTCCCGGGCTCGACGCATTGCGGACTTATACCTGAACTTATTGGCCGAGCAGGGAACAGACGCTCAGATTCTGGATCTAGTCCTGCTGCCGCTGGATTTCACTACGTCCGCACTCTACCACAACACAGGACAGCATACTGATTTCAACCGCCTGGTAGCTATGGCGGAGGCGGCCGATAAGCTGGTGTTTGTAGTTCCGGAGTATAACTGCTCTTTTCCCGGCGTTCTGAAAGCCTTTATTGATGGATTACCTTACCCTGGCGGCATTCGCGGGAAAAAGGCCGCGCTGGTAGGCCTGAGCAGCGGTGCCCAGGGCGGTATTCTTCCCCTGAACCACTTGACCGACGTGCTGATGTACCTGGGTACCGCCGTTCTGCCCCAGCGGGTCCGGCTCCCGTTCATTGATAAACACCTGACGGCTGAGGGCACGCTTACTGAGCCTTTGTATCAGCAGCTTCTGCAGGAACAGGTAGAACAATTGCTTGCCTTTTAG
- a CDS encoding MbnP family protein, with translation MKFRLFTLACLSFLTVAFSACTDDADVTTPAAGTLDVEVDHLVGNVPLVLNTGTYTTSSGQQFTVSTFNYYLSNIKLRKADGTEYAEPESYHLLKQSDAVTKSFTLTNVPAGDYTALTFTIGVDSARNVSGAQTGALDPANGMFWTWNSGYIYTKLEGSSPQAGGNKQLLFHIGGFKKPNNTIRIVSPSLNGATIQIRKDRTPAVHLAADVLKMFTGPNPIDFSTLSNTMGGSNSVKVADNQAAGMFRVDHVHAN, from the coding sequence ATGAAATTTCGCCTGTTTACTCTTGCCTGTCTTTCTTTCCTGACCGTTGCTTTCTCTGCCTGCACTGATGATGCGGACGTAACCACGCCCGCCGCCGGCACGCTGGATGTGGAGGTTGACCACTTGGTTGGCAACGTTCCGCTGGTGCTTAATACGGGTACCTACACCACTTCGTCCGGTCAGCAGTTCACGGTTTCCACCTTCAACTACTACCTCTCCAACATCAAACTGAGAAAGGCTGATGGCACCGAGTATGCCGAGCCGGAGAGCTACCACCTGCTCAAACAATCGGACGCGGTTACCAAATCCTTCACCCTAACCAACGTGCCGGCGGGCGACTACACTGCCCTCACGTTTACGATTGGCGTGGACAGTGCCCGTAACGTATCGGGGGCACAAACCGGGGCGCTGGACCCAGCTAATGGCATGTTCTGGACCTGGAATTCCGGTTACATCTATACCAAGCTGGAGGGCAGCTCACCGCAGGCTGGAGGCAACAAGCAGCTGCTGTTTCACATCGGGGGATTTAAGAAGCCGAACAATACCATTCGCATCGTGTCGCCCTCGCTGAATGGGGCCACCATTCAGATTCGCAAAGACCGGACGCCAGCCGTGCATCTGGCAGCCGATGTACTGAAGATGTTTACCGGTCCGAATCCCATCGACTTTTCTACCCTCTCTAACACAATGGGCGGCAGCAACTCGGTGAAAGTAGCGGATAACCAAGCCGCCGGTATGTTCCGCGTGGACCATGTGCACGCTAACTAA
- the folK gene encoding 2-amino-4-hydroxy-6-hydroxymethyldihydropteridine diphosphokinase, translating to MPTAYLLLGSNLGNRATILLEAVRQLEASAGVVLAVSGLYETAAWGLEDQPAFLNQAVSIRTSLTPNQLLTACQAVEQQAGRERLVRWGARTLDVDILLYDTLVLDTPQLQLPHPRLPGRRFALVPLAEIAAHVLHPALDRTVAMLLATCPDPLEVQRI from the coding sequence ATGCCCACCGCCTACCTCCTACTCGGCTCCAACCTCGGAAACCGGGCCACCATTCTTCTCGAAGCAGTCCGGCAGTTGGAGGCTTCAGCGGGCGTCGTGCTGGCCGTCTCGGGCTTGTATGAAACGGCGGCCTGGGGCTTAGAGGACCAGCCGGCTTTCCTGAACCAAGCCGTGAGTATCCGGACTTCTCTTACTCCCAACCAACTTTTGACGGCCTGCCAGGCCGTTGAGCAGCAGGCAGGGCGGGAACGGCTGGTGCGTTGGGGAGCCCGCACGCTGGACGTGGATATTCTGCTGTATGATACGTTGGTGCTGGATACACCTCAACTTCAGCTACCGCACCCGCGCCTGCCGGGACGCCGGTTTGCCCTGGTGCCGCTGGCTGAAATTGCGGCCCATGTGCTACACCCGGCGTTGGACCGTACGGTAGCAATGCTGCTGGCAACCTGCCCCGACCCGCTGGAAGTGCAACGCATCTGA
- a CDS encoding succinate dehydrogenase cytochrome b subunit — translation MSWISKTFSSSIGRKIIMAVTGLFLCSFLVVHLVGNLQLFKADNGVAFNAYSEFMGHNPIIRTLEIVLVLGFGFHIYEGLSLAIKNRSARGSQGYVSNHIEQNSSWHSRSMAMLGSIVLFFLVVHLYNFFGSLRFGDVPRDANGNEDAYTLVLDAFKNPFYVALYVVAQFALLYHLLHGFSSAFQTLGLTHRKYTPAIKFVGYAFSIVVCAAFAAMPVYFFFFK, via the coding sequence ATGAGTTGGATTTCCAAAACCTTTTCCAGCAGCATCGGCCGCAAAATCATCATGGCCGTAACCGGCCTGTTTCTCTGTTCCTTCCTAGTAGTTCACTTGGTTGGTAACCTACAGTTATTCAAGGCCGATAATGGAGTAGCATTCAATGCTTACTCCGAATTCATGGGCCACAACCCCATTATCCGCACGCTGGAAATTGTGCTGGTACTGGGCTTCGGATTTCACATTTACGAAGGTCTTTCCCTGGCCATCAAAAACCGTAGCGCCCGGGGCAGCCAGGGCTATGTATCCAACCACATTGAGCAGAATAGCTCTTGGCATTCCCGCAGCATGGCTATGCTGGGCTCCATTGTGCTATTTTTCCTGGTTGTGCATCTGTACAACTTCTTCGGCTCCTTGCGGTTTGGAGATGTACCGCGCGACGCCAACGGCAACGAAGATGCTTACACGCTGGTACTGGACGCTTTCAAAAATCCGTTCTACGTGGCGCTGTACGTGGTAGCTCAGTTCGCACTACTCTATCATTTGCTTCACGGCTTCAGCAGCGCCTTCCAGACGCTGGGCCTCACGCACCGCAAGTACACGCCCGCCATCAAGTTTGTAGGGTATGCTTTCTCGATTGTCGTGTGCGCTGCTTTTGCCGCCATGCCGGTCTACTTCTTCTTCTTCAAATAA
- the fabD gene encoding ACP S-malonyltransferase, which translates to MKAVIFPGQGSQFSGMGRELYEQHPAARQLMDQANEILGFSLTEVMFSGSEEDLRRTDVTQPAIFLHSVALAAVLPNFRPAMVAGHSLGEFSALVAAKVLRFEDALQLVAKRANAMQAACQEQPGTMAAILALDDDTTARICQEITDGGNVVVAANYNCPGQLVVSGSQRGIELACEQLKAAGAKRALPLPVGGAFHSPLMKSAETALAEAIARTTFSAGICPVYQNVDAAPHTNPDEIRENLVRQLTAPVRWTQSVQRMVQDGATEFVECGPGKVLQGLVKKIAPEAAISSAIV; encoded by the coding sequence ATGAAAGCAGTGATTTTCCCCGGCCAGGGCAGCCAGTTCAGTGGTATGGGCCGTGAGTTGTACGAGCAGCACCCAGCCGCCCGGCAGCTGATGGACCAGGCCAACGAAATCCTGGGCTTCTCACTAACCGAGGTGATGTTCTCGGGCTCTGAAGAAGACCTGCGCCGTACTGATGTAACGCAGCCGGCTATTTTTCTGCATTCAGTGGCGCTGGCCGCCGTATTGCCCAATTTCCGCCCCGCTATGGTGGCCGGCCACTCCCTGGGTGAGTTTTCGGCGCTGGTTGCGGCCAAGGTGCTGCGCTTTGAGGATGCCTTGCAGTTGGTTGCAAAGCGGGCCAATGCTATGCAGGCTGCCTGCCAGGAGCAACCCGGCACCATGGCGGCTATCCTCGCCTTAGACGACGACACGACGGCCCGTATCTGCCAGGAAATTACTGACGGCGGCAACGTGGTGGTAGCGGCCAACTATAACTGCCCCGGTCAGCTGGTCGTATCCGGTTCTCAGCGTGGCATTGAGCTGGCTTGTGAGCAGCTGAAAGCCGCCGGAGCCAAGCGGGCTCTGCCGCTGCCGGTGGGTGGCGCATTCCATTCTCCCCTCATGAAATCGGCGGAAACGGCGCTGGCGGAGGCCATTGCCCGTACTACCTTCTCGGCGGGTATCTGCCCGGTATATCAGAACGTAGATGCGGCTCCGCACACCAACCCCGACGAAATCCGGGAGAATCTGGTGCGGCAGCTGACGGCGCCCGTTCGTTGGACGCAGAGCGTACAGCGCATGGTGCAGGACGGCGCAACGGAATTTGTAGAGTGCGGCCCCGGCAAAGTATTGCAGGGACTTGTAAAGAAGATTGCCCCGGAAGCGGCTATCAGCTCGGCTATAGTATAG
- a CDS encoding fumarate reductase/succinate dehydrogenase flavoprotein subunit has translation MFPDSKIPEGPLAEKWDKHKFNVKLVNPANKRKYDIIVVGTGLAGASAAASLAELGYNVKAFTFHDSPRRAHSIAAQGGINAAKNYQNDGDSVFRLFYDTIKGGDYRAREANVYRLAQVSVNIIDQCVAQGVPFAREYGGLLANRSFGGAQVSRTFYARGQTGQQLLLGAYSALSRQVAYGKVKLYTRSEMLDVVVVDGQARGIITRNLITGEIEQHAAHAVVLATGGYGNVFYLSTNAMYCNVTAAWRAHKRGAYFANPCFTQIHPTCIPVSGDYQSKLTLMSESLRNDGRVWVPKTVEIAERVRKGEIKASDIAEDDRDYFLERKYPAFGNLVPRDVASRNAKQMCDEGRGVGSTGLAVYLDFADIIKRTGAEAVSQKYGNLFDMYAKITDENPYQQPMRIYPAVHYTMGGLWVDYNLQTTIPGLYATGECNFSDHGANRLGASALMQGLADGYFVIPYTIGDYLAQTPPKPVTTDHPAFQQTEAEVRARVQKLMSINGTRTPDDFHKHLGNLMWEYCGMARNAEGLRFAKAEIQKLRKEFWSDLKLTGTENELNQALEKAGRVADFIELGELMVDDALDRNESCGGHFREEYATEEGEAKRDDDNYAYVAAWQYVGENQPEILNKEELVFENVKLTQRSYK, from the coding sequence ATGTTTCCGGATTCCAAAATTCCCGAAGGCCCTTTGGCCGAAAAATGGGACAAGCATAAGTTCAACGTTAAGCTCGTAAACCCCGCCAATAAGCGGAAGTACGATATTATCGTGGTGGGTACCGGCTTGGCTGGTGCCTCGGCAGCAGCCTCTCTGGCTGAGCTGGGCTATAACGTGAAAGCATTTACCTTCCACGATTCCCCGCGTCGGGCCCACTCCATTGCTGCGCAGGGTGGTATCAATGCGGCCAAAAACTACCAGAACGACGGCGACTCCGTATTCCGGCTGTTTTATGACACTATTAAAGGTGGTGATTACCGTGCCCGCGAAGCCAACGTGTACCGGCTGGCGCAGGTATCGGTCAATATCATCGACCAGTGCGTAGCTCAGGGCGTACCATTTGCCCGGGAATATGGTGGATTGCTGGCCAACCGCTCTTTCGGGGGTGCTCAGGTGAGCCGGACGTTCTACGCCCGGGGCCAGACTGGACAGCAGCTGCTGCTGGGTGCCTACTCGGCCCTTTCGCGTCAGGTCGCTTATGGCAAGGTGAAGCTGTACACCCGCTCCGAGATGCTGGACGTGGTGGTAGTGGATGGTCAGGCCCGGGGCATCATCACCCGCAACCTGATTACCGGCGAGATTGAGCAACACGCGGCCCACGCCGTGGTACTAGCTACCGGCGGTTACGGCAACGTGTTCTATCTGAGCACCAACGCCATGTATTGCAACGTGACGGCTGCCTGGCGGGCCCACAAGCGCGGTGCCTACTTCGCCAACCCCTGCTTCACCCAGATTCACCCGACCTGCATTCCGGTATCGGGTGACTACCAGTCGAAACTGACGCTGATGTCGGAGTCGTTGCGTAACGACGGCCGCGTGTGGGTGCCCAAAACAGTAGAAATTGCTGAGCGTGTACGCAAAGGCGAAATCAAAGCTTCGGACATTGCCGAGGACGACCGGGACTACTTCTTGGAGCGCAAGTACCCGGCGTTTGGTAACCTCGTGCCGCGTGACGTGGCTTCGCGCAATGCCAAGCAGATGTGCGACGAAGGTCGTGGCGTAGGCAGCACGGGACTAGCTGTGTACCTCGATTTCGCGGATATTATCAAGCGGACCGGTGCGGAGGCAGTAAGCCAGAAGTATGGCAACCTGTTCGACATGTACGCCAAAATCACCGACGAAAACCCGTACCAGCAGCCGATGCGCATCTATCCGGCGGTACACTACACTATGGGCGGCCTCTGGGTTGACTACAACCTGCAGACCACCATTCCTGGTTTGTATGCAACCGGGGAGTGCAACTTCTCCGACCACGGTGCTAACCGCCTCGGCGCTTCGGCCCTGATGCAGGGCTTGGCTGACGGCTACTTCGTGATTCCCTACACCATCGGGGATTATCTGGCCCAAACGCCGCCCAAGCCGGTTACGACCGACCACCCCGCCTTCCAGCAAACGGAAGCCGAAGTACGCGCCCGTGTGCAGAAGCTGATGAGCATCAATGGCACTCGCACACCTGACGATTTCCACAAACATCTGGGCAACCTGATGTGGGAATACTGCGGTATGGCGCGCAATGCGGAAGGACTGCGCTTTGCCAAAGCGGAAATCCAAAAACTGCGTAAGGAGTTCTGGAGCGACCTGAAGCTGACCGGCACCGAAAACGAGCTAAACCAGGCACTGGAAAAAGCCGGTCGCGTAGCCGACTTCATTGAGTTGGGCGAGCTGATGGTAGACGACGCGCTGGACCGCAACGAAAGCTGCGGCGGCCACTTTCGCGAGGAGTACGCCACCGAAGAAGGTGAAGCAAAGCGCGACGACGACAACTACGCCTATGTGGCTGCTTGGCAGTACGTGGGCGAAAACCAGCCGGAAATCCTGAATAAGGAGGAGCTGGTGTTCGAAAACGTGAAACTCACGCAGCGTAGCTACAAGTAG
- a CDS encoding succinate dehydrogenase/fumarate reductase iron-sulfur subunit has protein sequence MNLTLKVWRQKNRNTQGNIVDYQVKDISPDMSFLEMLDVLNEDLLRKGEEPVAFDHDCREGICGSCNLFINGRAHGPESGTTTCQLHMRKFSDGDTITIEPWRAAAFPVNKDLSVDRSAFDRIIQAGGYVSINTGGTPDANEIPVPKEIADRAFEAATCIGCGACVASCKNASAMLFVSAKVSQLALLPQGHVERKTRVENMVAQMDIEGFGACTNIGSCAAECPVGISLENIAILNQEFLLAKATSNNLA, from the coding sequence ATGAACCTTACGCTAAAAGTGTGGCGGCAAAAAAACCGCAATACTCAAGGCAACATCGTGGATTACCAAGTGAAGGATATCTCGCCGGATATGTCCTTCCTGGAGATGCTGGACGTACTCAATGAAGACCTGCTCCGCAAAGGCGAGGAACCGGTTGCGTTTGATCATGATTGCCGGGAAGGTATCTGTGGTTCGTGCAATCTGTTCATCAATGGTCGGGCGCACGGCCCCGAGTCGGGTACCACCACCTGCCAACTACACATGCGCAAGTTTTCCGATGGTGATACGATTACCATTGAGCCTTGGCGGGCTGCTGCGTTTCCGGTCAACAAAGACCTGAGCGTGGACCGCTCGGCTTTCGACCGGATTATTCAGGCGGGCGGATACGTATCCATCAACACCGGTGGTACACCTGACGCCAACGAAATTCCGGTTCCCAAGGAAATTGCCGACCGGGCTTTCGAAGCAGCAACATGCATTGGTTGCGGTGCCTGTGTGGCCTCCTGCAAGAATGCCTCGGCTATGCTCTTCGTTTCGGCGAAGGTGAGCCAGCTGGCGTTGCTGCCCCAGGGCCACGTGGAGCGCAAAACCCGCGTGGAAAACATGGTGGCACAAATGGATATCGAAGGTTTCGGAGCCTGCACCAACATTGGTAGCTGCGCGGCAGAGTGCCCGGTGGGTATTTCACTCGAAAACATTGCTATCCTGAACCAGGAATTCCTCTTGGCTAAGGCAACTTCGAATAACTTGGCGTAG